A genome region from Nicotiana tabacum cultivar K326 chromosome 13, ASM71507v2, whole genome shotgun sequence includes the following:
- the LOC107792199 gene encoding UDP-glucuronate:xylan alpha-glucuronosyltransferase 1-like isoform X1, producing the protein MEARRSIEDACKRRLQKIKVKEVGVKPLQLPFQEKSTNCKFHPLKLVLFLIVIGTFFLILSSNSVCQNKNASDSRQHFVNRWIWGASDPRYISDVDISWEEISQVLEQLPEKKVVENIGLLNFDEDEIIEWRQVVPSANQTVLHLDYAEKNITWETLYPEWIDEEQENEVPSCPSLPKLEVPRTRIDLIAVKLPCRNEGNWSRDVARLHLQLAAGGLASSVKGKHPVHLLFITKCFPIPNLYRCNELVARKGNAWLYKPDLSVLREKLQLPVGSCELALPFGKTAEEEHSGSKRREAYATILHSAHVYVCGAIAAAQSIRMAGSRRDLVILVDDSIGEYHRSGLEAAGWQVRTIQRIRNPKAEKDAYNEWNYSKFRLWQLTDYDKIIFIDADLLILRNIDILFRMPQISATGNNGTLFNSGVMVIEPSNCTFQLLMDHINEIESYNGGDQGYLNEIFTWWHRIPKHMNFLKNFWIGDDEVVKAKKTHLFGAEPPILYVLHYLGYKPWLCFRDYDCNWNVDILQEFASDVAHHKWWKVHDAMPEQLQDFCLLRSKQKAQLEWDRREAEKAKYVDGHWKIKIKDRRLKRCTDRLCNWKGMLKHWGQKNWTDDPFFHPSPPTLKTNKTKTASLSGI; encoded by the exons ATGGAGGCTAGAAGATCAAT AGAAGATGCATGCAAAAGAAGGTTACAGAAAATCAAAGTTAAGGAAGTGGGAGTGAAGCCCCTTCAACTCCCCTTTCAAGAGAAGAGTACAAATTGCAAGTTCCATCCTCTAAAGCTTGTGTTATTTCTCATTGTAATTGGCACTTTCTTCTTGATTCTCTCCTCCAACTCCGTTTGTCAAAATAAAAATGCTTCAGATTCAAG GCAACATTTTGTGAACAGGTGGATATGGGGTGCTTCTGATCCTAGGTACATATCAGATGTTGACATCAGTTGGGAGGAAATATCTCAAGTTTTAGAACAATTGCCTGAAAAGAAAGTTGTTGAGAACATAGGTCTTCTTAATTTCGACGAAGATGAAATCATTGAATGGAGACAAGTTGTTCCTAGTGCCAACCAAACAGTCCTTCACCTTGACTATGCCGAAAAAAACATAACTTGGGAAACCTTGTACCCTGAGTGGATTGATGAAGAACAAGAAAATGAAGTTCCAAGTTGTCCTTCTTTGCCAAAACTTGAAGTCCCTAGGACTCGTATCGATCTCATAGCTGTCAAGTTACCGTGTAGAAATGAAGGGAATTGGTCTAGAGATGTTGCGCGATTGCACTTGCAACTTGCTGCTGGTGGTTTAGCTTCCTCTGTTAAGGGTAAACATCCTGTCCATTTGCTTTTCATAACCAAATGCTTCCCTATACCGAATCTTTATAGGTGCAACGAGCTCGTTGCTAGAAAAGGTAACGCGTGGTTGTACAAGCCGGATTTGAGTGTTCTAAGAGAAAAACTTCAACTTCCTGTTGGATCTTGTGAACTTGCACTTCCCTTTGGTAAAACAG CAGAGGAAGAACATTCGGGGAGCAAAAGGCGCGAGGCTTATGCAACGATATTGCATTCAGCTCATGTATATGTATGTGGAGCAATAGCAGCAGCACAAAGCATTAGAATGGCAGGGTCGAGGCGAGACCTTGTGATTCTCGTTGATGATTCGATTGGTGAGTATCATAGGAGTGGACTTGAAGCAGCAGGCTGGCAAGTTAGGACTATACAAAGAATAAGAAATCCTAAAGCTGAGAAAGATGCCTACAACGAGTGGAATTACAGCAAATTCAGGCTATGGCAACTGACTGATTATGACAAGATCATATTCATTGATGCTGATCTTCTTATACTTAGAAACATCGATATCTTATTTAGGATGCCACAGATTTCAGCGACAGGAAACAATGGCACGCTTTTTAACTCTGGAGTCATGGTTATCGAGCCATCAAATTGCACGTTTCAGCTCCTAATGGATCACATAAATGAGATTGAGTCCTATAATGGAGGCGATCAAGGCTACCTAAACGAAATATTCACGTGGTGGCATCGGATACCAAAGCATATGAACTTCTTGAAAAATTTCTGGATTGGCGACGATGAAGTAGTGAAAGCAAAGAAAACACATCTTTTCGGGGCAGAACCTCCAATTCTTTATGTCCTTCACTACCTCGGATACAAGCCATGGTTGTGTTTCCGGGACTATGATTGCAACTGGAATGTAGACATCTTACAAGAATTCGCGAGTGATGTTGCACATCACAAGTGGTGGAAAGTGCACGATGCAATGCCCGAGCAGCTGCAAGATTTTTGCCTGCTAAGATCAAAGCAGAAGGCACAATTGGAATGGGATAGAAGGGAAGCAGAGAAGGCAAAATATGTTGATGGACATTGGAAAATCAAGATCAAAGATCGACGACTCAAGAGATGTACAGACAGGTTATGCAATTGGAAGGGTATGTTAAAGCACTGGGGGCAGAAAAATTGGACAGATGATCCATTTTTTCATCCCTCACCACCAACCTTAAAAACCAACAAAACCAAAACAGCATCTCTTTCTGGTATATAA
- the LOC107792199 gene encoding UDP-glucuronate:xylan alpha-glucuronosyltransferase 1-like isoform X3 — protein MEARRSIEDACKRRLQKIKVKEVGVKPLQLPFQEKSTNCKFHPLKLVLFLIVIGTFFLILSSNSVCQNKNASDSRWIWGASDPRYISDVDISWEEISQVLEQLPEKKVVENIGLLNFDEDEIIEWRQVVPSANQTVLHLDYAEKNITWETLYPEWIDEEQENEVPSCPSLPKLEVPRTRIDLIAVKLPCRNEGNWSRDVARLHLQLAAGGLASSVKGKHPVHLLFITKCFPIPNLYRCNELVARKGNAWLYKPDLSVLREKLQLPVGSCELALPFGKTAEEEHSGSKRREAYATILHSAHVYVCGAIAAAQSIRMAGSRRDLVILVDDSIGEYHRSGLEAAGWQVRTIQRIRNPKAEKDAYNEWNYSKFRLWQLTDYDKIIFIDADLLILRNIDILFRMPQISATGNNGTLFNSGVMVIEPSNCTFQLLMDHINEIESYNGGDQGYLNEIFTWWHRIPKHMNFLKNFWIGDDEVVKAKKTHLFGAEPPILYVLHYLGYKPWLCFRDYDCNWNVDILQEFASDVAHHKWWKVHDAMPEQLQDFCLLRSKQKAQLEWDRREAEKAKYVDGHWKIKIKDRRLKRCTDRLCNWKGMLKHWGQKNWTDDPFFHPSPPTLKTNKTKTASLSGI, from the exons ATGGAGGCTAGAAGATCAAT AGAAGATGCATGCAAAAGAAGGTTACAGAAAATCAAAGTTAAGGAAGTGGGAGTGAAGCCCCTTCAACTCCCCTTTCAAGAGAAGAGTACAAATTGCAAGTTCCATCCTCTAAAGCTTGTGTTATTTCTCATTGTAATTGGCACTTTCTTCTTGATTCTCTCCTCCAACTCCGTTTGTCAAAATAAAAATGCTTCAGATTCAAG GTGGATATGGGGTGCTTCTGATCCTAGGTACATATCAGATGTTGACATCAGTTGGGAGGAAATATCTCAAGTTTTAGAACAATTGCCTGAAAAGAAAGTTGTTGAGAACATAGGTCTTCTTAATTTCGACGAAGATGAAATCATTGAATGGAGACAAGTTGTTCCTAGTGCCAACCAAACAGTCCTTCACCTTGACTATGCCGAAAAAAACATAACTTGGGAAACCTTGTACCCTGAGTGGATTGATGAAGAACAAGAAAATGAAGTTCCAAGTTGTCCTTCTTTGCCAAAACTTGAAGTCCCTAGGACTCGTATCGATCTCATAGCTGTCAAGTTACCGTGTAGAAATGAAGGGAATTGGTCTAGAGATGTTGCGCGATTGCACTTGCAACTTGCTGCTGGTGGTTTAGCTTCCTCTGTTAAGGGTAAACATCCTGTCCATTTGCTTTTCATAACCAAATGCTTCCCTATACCGAATCTTTATAGGTGCAACGAGCTCGTTGCTAGAAAAGGTAACGCGTGGTTGTACAAGCCGGATTTGAGTGTTCTAAGAGAAAAACTTCAACTTCCTGTTGGATCTTGTGAACTTGCACTTCCCTTTGGTAAAACAG CAGAGGAAGAACATTCGGGGAGCAAAAGGCGCGAGGCTTATGCAACGATATTGCATTCAGCTCATGTATATGTATGTGGAGCAATAGCAGCAGCACAAAGCATTAGAATGGCAGGGTCGAGGCGAGACCTTGTGATTCTCGTTGATGATTCGATTGGTGAGTATCATAGGAGTGGACTTGAAGCAGCAGGCTGGCAAGTTAGGACTATACAAAGAATAAGAAATCCTAAAGCTGAGAAAGATGCCTACAACGAGTGGAATTACAGCAAATTCAGGCTATGGCAACTGACTGATTATGACAAGATCATATTCATTGATGCTGATCTTCTTATACTTAGAAACATCGATATCTTATTTAGGATGCCACAGATTTCAGCGACAGGAAACAATGGCACGCTTTTTAACTCTGGAGTCATGGTTATCGAGCCATCAAATTGCACGTTTCAGCTCCTAATGGATCACATAAATGAGATTGAGTCCTATAATGGAGGCGATCAAGGCTACCTAAACGAAATATTCACGTGGTGGCATCGGATACCAAAGCATATGAACTTCTTGAAAAATTTCTGGATTGGCGACGATGAAGTAGTGAAAGCAAAGAAAACACATCTTTTCGGGGCAGAACCTCCAATTCTTTATGTCCTTCACTACCTCGGATACAAGCCATGGTTGTGTTTCCGGGACTATGATTGCAACTGGAATGTAGACATCTTACAAGAATTCGCGAGTGATGTTGCACATCACAAGTGGTGGAAAGTGCACGATGCAATGCCCGAGCAGCTGCAAGATTTTTGCCTGCTAAGATCAAAGCAGAAGGCACAATTGGAATGGGATAGAAGGGAAGCAGAGAAGGCAAAATATGTTGATGGACATTGGAAAATCAAGATCAAAGATCGACGACTCAAGAGATGTACAGACAGGTTATGCAATTGGAAGGGTATGTTAAAGCACTGGGGGCAGAAAAATTGGACAGATGATCCATTTTTTCATCCCTCACCACCAACCTTAAAAACCAACAAAACCAAAACAGCATCTCTTTCTGGTATATAA
- the LOC107792199 gene encoding UDP-glucuronate:xylan alpha-glucuronosyltransferase 1-like isoform X2: MEARRSIEDACKRRLQKIKVKEVGVKPLQLPFQEKSTNCKFHPLKLVLFLIVIGTFFLILSSNSVCQNKNASDSRQHFVNRWIWGASDPRYISDVDISWEEISQVLEQLPEKKVVENIGLLNFDEDEIIEWRQVVPSANQTVLHLDYAEKNITWETLYPEWIDEEQENEVPSCPSLPKLEVPRTRIDLIAVKLPCRNEGNWSRDVARLHLQLAAGGLASSVKGKHPVHLLFITKCFPIPNLYRCNELVARKGNAWLYKPDLSVLREKLQLPVGSCELALPFGKTEEEHSGSKRREAYATILHSAHVYVCGAIAAAQSIRMAGSRRDLVILVDDSIGEYHRSGLEAAGWQVRTIQRIRNPKAEKDAYNEWNYSKFRLWQLTDYDKIIFIDADLLILRNIDILFRMPQISATGNNGTLFNSGVMVIEPSNCTFQLLMDHINEIESYNGGDQGYLNEIFTWWHRIPKHMNFLKNFWIGDDEVVKAKKTHLFGAEPPILYVLHYLGYKPWLCFRDYDCNWNVDILQEFASDVAHHKWWKVHDAMPEQLQDFCLLRSKQKAQLEWDRREAEKAKYVDGHWKIKIKDRRLKRCTDRLCNWKGMLKHWGQKNWTDDPFFHPSPPTLKTNKTKTASLSGI; the protein is encoded by the exons ATGGAGGCTAGAAGATCAAT AGAAGATGCATGCAAAAGAAGGTTACAGAAAATCAAAGTTAAGGAAGTGGGAGTGAAGCCCCTTCAACTCCCCTTTCAAGAGAAGAGTACAAATTGCAAGTTCCATCCTCTAAAGCTTGTGTTATTTCTCATTGTAATTGGCACTTTCTTCTTGATTCTCTCCTCCAACTCCGTTTGTCAAAATAAAAATGCTTCAGATTCAAG GCAACATTTTGTGAACAGGTGGATATGGGGTGCTTCTGATCCTAGGTACATATCAGATGTTGACATCAGTTGGGAGGAAATATCTCAAGTTTTAGAACAATTGCCTGAAAAGAAAGTTGTTGAGAACATAGGTCTTCTTAATTTCGACGAAGATGAAATCATTGAATGGAGACAAGTTGTTCCTAGTGCCAACCAAACAGTCCTTCACCTTGACTATGCCGAAAAAAACATAACTTGGGAAACCTTGTACCCTGAGTGGATTGATGAAGAACAAGAAAATGAAGTTCCAAGTTGTCCTTCTTTGCCAAAACTTGAAGTCCCTAGGACTCGTATCGATCTCATAGCTGTCAAGTTACCGTGTAGAAATGAAGGGAATTGGTCTAGAGATGTTGCGCGATTGCACTTGCAACTTGCTGCTGGTGGTTTAGCTTCCTCTGTTAAGGGTAAACATCCTGTCCATTTGCTTTTCATAACCAAATGCTTCCCTATACCGAATCTTTATAGGTGCAACGAGCTCGTTGCTAGAAAAGGTAACGCGTGGTTGTACAAGCCGGATTTGAGTGTTCTAAGAGAAAAACTTCAACTTCCTGTTGGATCTTGTGAACTTGCACTTCCCTTTGGTAAAACAG AGGAAGAACATTCGGGGAGCAAAAGGCGCGAGGCTTATGCAACGATATTGCATTCAGCTCATGTATATGTATGTGGAGCAATAGCAGCAGCACAAAGCATTAGAATGGCAGGGTCGAGGCGAGACCTTGTGATTCTCGTTGATGATTCGATTGGTGAGTATCATAGGAGTGGACTTGAAGCAGCAGGCTGGCAAGTTAGGACTATACAAAGAATAAGAAATCCTAAAGCTGAGAAAGATGCCTACAACGAGTGGAATTACAGCAAATTCAGGCTATGGCAACTGACTGATTATGACAAGATCATATTCATTGATGCTGATCTTCTTATACTTAGAAACATCGATATCTTATTTAGGATGCCACAGATTTCAGCGACAGGAAACAATGGCACGCTTTTTAACTCTGGAGTCATGGTTATCGAGCCATCAAATTGCACGTTTCAGCTCCTAATGGATCACATAAATGAGATTGAGTCCTATAATGGAGGCGATCAAGGCTACCTAAACGAAATATTCACGTGGTGGCATCGGATACCAAAGCATATGAACTTCTTGAAAAATTTCTGGATTGGCGACGATGAAGTAGTGAAAGCAAAGAAAACACATCTTTTCGGGGCAGAACCTCCAATTCTTTATGTCCTTCACTACCTCGGATACAAGCCATGGTTGTGTTTCCGGGACTATGATTGCAACTGGAATGTAGACATCTTACAAGAATTCGCGAGTGATGTTGCACATCACAAGTGGTGGAAAGTGCACGATGCAATGCCCGAGCAGCTGCAAGATTTTTGCCTGCTAAGATCAAAGCAGAAGGCACAATTGGAATGGGATAGAAGGGAAGCAGAGAAGGCAAAATATGTTGATGGACATTGGAAAATCAAGATCAAAGATCGACGACTCAAGAGATGTACAGACAGGTTATGCAATTGGAAGGGTATGTTAAAGCACTGGGGGCAGAAAAATTGGACAGATGATCCATTTTTTCATCCCTCACCACCAACCTTAAAAACCAACAAAACCAAAACAGCATCTCTTTCTGGTATATAA